A single region of the Marinitoga hydrogenitolerans DSM 16785 genome encodes:
- a CDS encoding efflux RND transporter permease subunit, giving the protein MEKYVDFIFKNRKKLLILLALINLIALIGLINIKINVDMKTFLPSDSKYLKSYSIIEKKYDLSDQLIVMLELEKNPLSDLDTYKKIWSLQRNLENIDGVNFISSLFPQTLPGYNIKTSKDITENFLNKLNEITLFKDKFFKEKDGKYYTLLTIPLKSDDLDVVEQIENILKDVTYYGSGSLFFTKKLFDYLLRLFIFFPPLAFITMLIIFSLQLGSKKVALFSVIPAGLGALWTLGLMGWSGRDLSIASVLVPIFTIIMGSADGMHFLTHYIEYIEKGVDKKSAITETLKSTGIAMIMTTITTIIGFLSMIFINSNMMKEMGLWASFGIGFAGIATLYILPVIISGNVELKRKRTHMFDVSFTKKFWNKKGVFIYLVIILIFALSIPFITVKFDQISMFKDYTKVKKDFNKLNSIFQFNIPVMIDFQTSKEPLDKIYYNEMNNLKKELQNEIITFNYPQEILNTMGKEFFNFKVYPTPIQVLIIKNALKNNQSVPLFSLTSGKSYLGIITTVDNSKNTLIKVKNTIEKLKEKNIFKDIIITGMPYVFSEMNTTVLNSQMQSILISLILVFISIFIMIRNIKIAFFGIMPLLGALIVEFGTMALFKIPLNIQSALMANITIGVGIDYAIHMIGTYRYYKNKSKNAIEKTFNIVQKPIMANALGLAFGLSILNFSPFTFHTYLSIIMWVGMISASIFTLILLPYFMKYDK; this is encoded by the coding sequence GTTTAATCAATATTAAAATAAATGTTGATATGAAAACATTTTTACCCTCGGATTCAAAATATTTAAAAAGCTACAGTATTATTGAAAAAAAATATGATCTTTCAGATCAATTAATTGTTATGCTTGAATTAGAAAAAAATCCTTTATCTGATTTGGATACATATAAAAAAATATGGTCTTTACAAAGAAACCTGGAAAATATTGATGGTGTAAATTTTATATCAAGTCTTTTTCCACAGACATTACCAGGATATAACATAAAAACCTCTAAGGATATTACTGAAAACTTTTTAAATAAATTAAATGAAATAACTTTATTTAAAGATAAATTTTTTAAAGAAAAAGATGGAAAATATTATACACTATTAACCATTCCATTAAAAAGTGATGATTTAGATGTTGTAGAACAAATAGAAAATATTTTAAAAGATGTAACATATTATGGATCTGGTTCATTATTCTTTACTAAAAAATTATTTGATTATTTGTTGAGATTATTTATTTTCTTTCCACCACTTGCTTTTATAACAATGCTTATAATTTTTTCATTACAATTAGGATCAAAAAAAGTTGCGTTGTTTTCTGTTATTCCTGCTGGATTAGGAGCGTTGTGGACACTAGGATTAATGGGTTGGTCTGGAAGAGATTTGAGTATTGCCAGTGTATTGGTTCCAATATTTACAATAATTATGGGTAGTGCAGATGGTATGCATTTTTTAACTCATTATATAGAATATATAGAAAAAGGTGTTGATAAAAAAAGTGCTATAACTGAAACATTAAAAAGTACTGGTATAGCAATGATAATGACTACTATTACTACGATAATAGGATTTCTGTCTATGATTTTTATAAATTCTAATATGATGAAAGAAATGGGACTTTGGGCATCGTTTGGAATAGGATTTGCCGGAATTGCAACTTTATATATTTTACCAGTTATAATCTCTGGAAATGTTGAACTAAAAAGAAAAAGAACGCATATGTTTGATGTATCTTTTACAAAAAAATTTTGGAATAAAAAAGGTGTATTTATATACTTAGTTATAATATTAATATTTGCATTATCAATCCCTTTTATTACTGTAAAGTTTGATCAAATATCTATGTTTAAAGATTATACAAAAGTAAAAAAGGATTTTAATAAACTAAATTCAATATTCCAATTTAACATCCCTGTTATGATTGATTTTCAAACTTCAAAAGAACCTTTAGATAAAATATATTATAATGAAATGAATAATTTAAAAAAAGAATTGCAAAACGAAATAATTACATTTAATTATCCACAAGAAATATTAAATACTATGGGAAAAGAATTTTTTAATTTTAAGGTTTATCCAACCCCTATTCAAGTGCTCATCATAAAAAATGCGTTAAAAAATAATCAATCTGTTCCATTATTTAGCTTAACCTCTGGTAAAAGTTATTTAGGAATAATAACAACTGTAGATAATTCCAAAAATACGCTTATAAAGGTTAAAAATACAATAGAAAAACTAAAAGAAAAAAACATATTTAAGGATATAATAATTACCGGAATGCCTTATGTTTTTAGTGAAATGAATACTACTGTTTTAAATAGCCAAATGCAAAGTATCTTAATTAGTTTGATATTGGTATTCATTTCAATATTTATTATGATACGAAATATAAAAATAGCCTTTTTTGGTATAATGCCATTATTAGGTGCCTTAATTGTTGAATTCGGTACTATGGCATTATTTAAAATACCATTAAACATACAAAGTGCCTTAATGGCAAATATTACAATTGGTGTTGGTATTGATTATGCTATTCATATGATAGGTACCTATAGATATTATAAAAACAAAAGTAAAAATGCAATAGAAAAAACTTTTAATATAGTTCAAAAACCTATTATGGCAAATGCTTTAGGGTTAGCATTTGGCTTATCCATTCTAAACTTTTCACCGTTTACTTTTCACACATATCTTTCAATAATAATGTGGGTTGGTATGATCAGTGCATCAATCTTCACATTAATATTATTGCCATACTTTATGAAATATGATAAATAA